One genomic window of Candidatus Poribacteria bacterium includes the following:
- a CDS encoding cation:proton antiporter — MEIPLLYDICIIFGLSIGVLLICHRLGVPSIVGFLVTGLIAGPHGLELIRADHEVEILAEIGVILLLFTIGIEFSLKHLLQIKQAVLIGGSLQVGLTLLAAFALAWHFGQAINASLFIGCLAALSSTAIVMKLLQERDETRTPHGGTALAILIFQDIAIVPMILITPILAGHAGDMSRALILLLVKGVAMIAVVFVGAKYIVPRILSQVLRTRSREIFLLSVLAICLAVVWLTSRFGVSLALGAFLAGLIVSESESSHDALGHISPFRDVFTSFFFVSVGMLLDFHILFEKPLLIAGLTIGVLVVKSIIAGGVTSMLGYPLRTAILAGLTLSQVGEFALILAKSGIEHGLLSDANYNLFLAVSVVTMAVTPFIISAAPHVAGGILRLPLPRRLVSGLKPIAATQNTERTNHVIIIGFGVNGRNVAKAARAADIPYVIVEMNPEIVRTEQANGEPIFYGDAIHDAVLHHANIKAARVVVVVIADDAASRRIVAAAHALNPTAHIIARTRHLAEVEPLYRIGAKEVIPEEFETSVEIFTRVLMEYLIPHDQIEQFIAEVRADGYKMFRTPPEDTSSASDLKVHFPDFEIAVLWVDPKSPFVGKSLTEIALRGTSEVTILAVRRNEQILTNPHDELRIELDDEVYLLGNPEKIAQVADLFDNPENQEPTQTDVAD; from the coding sequence ATGGAAATCCCTTTACTTTATGACATCTGCATCATATTCGGCTTATCAATTGGCGTTCTACTCATCTGTCATAGATTGGGGGTGCCCTCGATCGTTGGCTTCCTCGTGACAGGATTGATTGCAGGGCCTCACGGATTGGAGCTAATTCGGGCTGACCACGAAGTTGAAATCCTAGCCGAGATTGGGGTCATTTTACTGCTGTTCACCATCGGCATCGAATTTTCACTGAAACATCTGCTTCAGATTAAGCAAGCAGTGTTGATAGGGGGATCATTACAGGTCGGATTGACGCTGCTCGCGGCGTTTGCACTCGCTTGGCACTTCGGACAGGCGATCAACGCATCGCTTTTTATCGGTTGCCTCGCCGCCCTTAGCAGCACGGCGATCGTGATGAAATTGCTACAAGAGCGTGATGAAACAAGAACGCCGCATGGAGGCACAGCATTGGCAATCCTGATTTTTCAGGATATTGCCATCGTCCCGATGATCCTGATTACGCCAATCCTTGCCGGACACGCAGGAGACATGAGCAGGGCACTCATTTTACTGTTGGTAAAAGGTGTCGCGATGATTGCTGTGGTGTTTGTTGGGGCAAAATACATCGTGCCGCGCATTCTATCGCAAGTCCTGCGAACGCGCAGCCGAGAGATCTTCTTGTTGAGCGTTCTCGCAATCTGCCTCGCCGTCGTCTGGTTGACATCGCGTTTCGGCGTGTCTTTGGCACTTGGTGCCTTCCTCGCAGGACTAATCGTCTCCGAATCGGAGTCGAGCCACGACGCACTCGGTCACATCTCACCGTTTCGGGATGTGTTCACCAGCTTCTTCTTTGTGTCAGTCGGGATGTTACTCGATTTTCACATACTCTTTGAAAAGCCATTGTTGATTGCAGGACTGACAATCGGTGTTCTCGTTGTAAAAAGCATCATTGCGGGCGGAGTAACCTCGATGCTCGGATACCCGCTACGCACGGCGATTCTGGCGGGACTCACACTCAGTCAGGTAGGAGAATTTGCGTTGATCCTCGCGAAATCGGGTATCGAACACGGCTTGCTCAGTGACGCAAATTACAACCTGTTTCTCGCTGTTTCGGTTGTAACGATGGCTGTAACACCCTTTATCATCTCGGCAGCACCGCATGTCGCCGGTGGGATACTACGATTGCCGCTCCCAAGACGACTCGTGTCAGGATTAAAACCCATCGCTGCAACGCAAAATACTGAGCGGACGAACCATGTCATCATTATTGGTTTCGGCGTCAACGGACGAAACGTCGCAAAAGCCGCCCGGGCGGCAGACATCCCGTATGTCATCGTCGAAATGAATCCCGAAATCGTCCGAACGGAACAAGCCAATGGTGAGCCGATTTTCTACGGTGATGCTATTCACGACGCCGTACTTCACCATGCGAACATCAAAGCAGCGCGAGTTGTTGTCGTCGTCATTGCTGATGATGCCGCCTCGCGTCGAATCGTGGCAGCCGCCCACGCCTTGAATCCAACGGCGCACATTATCGCCAGAACGCGCCATCTTGCTGAAGTCGAACCGCTATATCGTATCGGGGCAAAAGAAGTGATTCCAGAGGAGTTCGAGACATCCGTCGAAATTTTCACGCGGGTGTTGATGGAATATCTCATCCCGCATGATCAGATCGAACAGTTCATTGCCGAGGTCCGGGCTGATGGGTATAAGATGTTCCGTACACCGCCCGAGGACACATCATCCGCCTCCGACCTGAAGGTGCATTTCCCTGACTTTGAGATTGCAGTCCTATGGGTCGATCCGAAATCACCTTTTGTTGGGAAATCCTTGACAGAAATCGCTTTACGAGGGACCTCCGAGGTGACGATCTTAGCAGTCCGACGCAATGAACAGATTTTAACGAATCCGCACGACGAACTACGGATTGAGCTTGATGACGAAGTTTATCTGCTCGGAAACCCTGAGAAAATCGCTCAGGTTGCCGATCTGTTCGATAACCCTGAAAACCAAGAACCAACACAAACGGATGTGGCGGATTAA